AGATGGGTTTAGGCAAGATTTGAGAAGCGCCTTAGTCCTTCTAGATCGGAAGACTTATAACGACATATATCGGAGAGCTcagaagattgagaaagatcatAACGATAAAGCTGCCTCATCTGGATCGAGATTTAGCTCTCACAGGGACAACATCCGCCAAGGAAAGAGGCCGATGTTTGGAAATAGATTCCAAAGCCCGCCCAGCAAGAAGAGTGGATTTAATAGGTTAGGACCTATTAGGAATAATGAGTGTCGCTTGTGTGGGAGAAGACATGGGACAGCATCGTGCCCAGCTAGGACGGGTGcatgttttgaatgtggccaacagggcCACGTAGCCAGATTTTGTCCAAAGAAGCAAAGAGGACAACCtcagttgccgccgccgccaccgatgAGACAGATAGGAGGGTATGCCCCTCAGAATGCACTACAAGGAGGACAGCAGAGACCTCCAGCTCAGGGCACTGTGTACGCAATTACCCAAGGTCAGGCAGAAGCTGCGCCTAGCGTGATCACAGGTACGGTCTCGCTCAACGACCAACCTGCTTACGCTTTGTTTGATTCGGGAGCAACCCATTCTTTCATTGCCGAGCAATATGTTAGGATGCTAGGGTTGAGTCATGTATTGTTGGAGTcggcaatttgcatatctacacccttgaaagataaagttattgctGCTTTAGGATGTTCGGGGTGCAAGTTAGagattggtgagcgagtggggaaaattgacttgttagtcctagccatgtatgattttgatttgataattggcatggactggctcaccaatcaacgagctaaaatggactgctatcgcaaGGCGATTTAGTTTGACCCATTAGGGGGtaagagcttcgagtttgtcgagaatcgaggaggaccttcgatttccttaatctcgttGCCAGAAGCAGCTCGTTTGTTAGATGAGGGTTGCCGAGGGTACTTAGCAACTATCGTGGATACGAAAATTGAAGAACTGAAAATGGAAGATATTGCAGTGGTACAGGAGTTTCTAGgtgtctttccaaaagaattgccaggGTTACCGCcaaaaagagagattgaatttgtgaTCGAGCTAGCACCAAGGACAGAACTGATCTCGAAGGCACCTTATCGAATGGCGTTATCTGAGTtaaaggaactgaaggtgcagatgcaagaattactggataaaggatttattcgtcctagtgcatcaccttggggagcaccagttttgtttgttaagaagaaagatggttcgttgcgtttgtgcatcgactatcgacagctcaatcaggtaacgatcaagaacaagtatccattgccgaTGATAGATGACTTGTTTAATCAATTGCAAGGGGCGTCAATATTCtcgaagatcgacttgaggacaggatatTATCAGCTGAGAATTAGGAATGAGGatattcctaagtcagcattcCATACCcggtatggtcattacgagttTACAGTGATGCCGTttgggttgacgaatgctctagctgcattcatggatatgatgaacaGAGTGTTTAAGGAATActtagatcagtttgtgatcgtgtttatagatgatatcttggtctattcgagaagtaatgaagagcatgagaatcatctgagagCAGTACTCCagaccttaagaactcatcagctgtatgctaagtttagcaaatgcgagttttggttgactcgtgttgcgttcttaggtcatgtgatttccggagaaggaatctctgttgactcgagcaagatagaagccgtgatcaattggcAGAGACCGACATCAGtgtcagagatcagaagttttctagggttagcaggttattacagacggtttgtggaagggttatCATCGATAGCGTCGCCTTTGACAaagctcctgaagaaagaagagaaatttgtatggtcagacaagtgcgagcgtagtttccaagagctgaaggaaaagttgactaccgcacctgtgctgatgattccatctggtcctggaggattcgagatctatagtgatgcgtcattcggGATTGGGTTacgtgttgatgcaacatggcaaagtggttgcatacgcttcccggcagttgagacctcatgaattgaactatccaacgcatgacttggaacttgcatccatcatatttgcgttgaagatttggaggcactatTTGTGCGGAAaaaagtttcagatcttcacggaccatcagagtctcaagtatttgttctctcagaatgagttgaacatgagacaacgtcgatggatggaattgctgaaa
Above is a window of Eucalyptus grandis isolate ANBG69807.140 chromosome 9, ASM1654582v1, whole genome shotgun sequence DNA encoding:
- the LOC120288359 gene encoding uncharacterized protein LOC120288359, with translation MTTRVMIFPEGVVQDWNTFREAFNDKFFSETAREVKMAEFQRLRQGSLFVDEYEAKFAELSRYAPELIENPVNRARRFRDGFRQDLRSALVLLDRKTYNDIYRRAQKIEKDHNDKAASSGSRFSSHRDNIRQGKRPMFGNRFQSPPSKKSGFNRLGPIRNNECRLCGRRHGTASCPARTGACFECGQQGHVARFCPKKQRGQPQLPPPPPMRQIGGYAPQNALQGGQQRPPAQGTVYAITQGQAEAAPSVITGTVSLNDQPAYALFDSGATHSFIAEQYVRMLGLSHVLLESAICISTPLKDKVIAALGCSGCKLEIGVSRCLSKRIARVTAKKRD